Proteins found in one Poecilia reticulata strain Guanapo linkage group LG15, Guppy_female_1.0+MT, whole genome shotgun sequence genomic segment:
- the ftr14l gene encoding tripartite motif-containing protein 16 — MSHSDSLDLDRYANLDKSRRSASRNQTRQRMGSKDGEVLCDFCTTRKQKAEKSCLVCLASYCAEHVQSHYDYPTLMKHKLVKATGQMREKVCAQHDKLLEAFCRTDQTSVCVLCMMDEHKHHDIVPAGTERTEKQKQLGTTLHKSQQRIDQRIKKWQDLRQAVESVKHSAQTVLEENERIFTELMNSIQRKYNEVKEMVLSHERTTVTQGDLLLDRLEEEITLLKKRHNNLEKLSRTDDHIHFLQSWQSLSGPSGYEDLNNINVVPNYSFDPAKRAIAALKLQVEEVSKTEMMKISGAVKEVYITQEAKEGELKSRRESIVSVDARTVEEPRTREDFLKYSLQLTLDVNTVHRNLHLSEGNRTATMKSDPKNYPDHPDRFDHWQQVLCRENVYGSRCYWEVDWRGTEIDVAVTYKGIRRKGNSNDCSLGWNEKSWSLYCSDSKFTFVHNNRSKDLSAPVSSRIGIYLDHGKGILAYYSVSEGMRLLHSLQTSFVEPLYPAFSVWGFGSSIKL, encoded by the exons ATGTCTCACTCAGACAGTCTGGACTTGGACAGATATGCCAATTTGGACAAATCTCGCCGGTCAGCCAGTCGAAACCAGACCAGGCAGAGGATGGGGAGCAAGGATGGGGAGGTCCTCTGTGACTTCTGCACTACGAGGAAGCAAAAAGCCGAGAAGTCCTGTCTGGTTTGCCTGGCATCGTATTGTGCGGAACATGTACAGTCACACTATGACTACCCCACCCTGATGAAGCACAAACTGGTCAAAGCCACGGGTCAGATGAGAGAGAAGGTTTGTGCCCAGCACGACAAGCTGCTGGAGGCCTTTTGTCGCACCGATCAGACATCAGTCTGCGTCTTGTGCATGATGGACGAACACAAACACCATGACATCGTCCCAGCTGGAACTGAGAGGACTGAGAAACAA AAACAACTCGGTACCACTCTGCACAAGTCTCAACAAAGGATTGACCAGAGAATTAAAAAGTGGCAGGATCTAAGACAAGCAGTTGAATCAGTGAAA CACTCTGCTCAAACAGTTCTTGAGGAAAATGAGCGGATCTTCACTGAGCTAATGAATTCTATACAAAGGAAGTACAATGAAGTCAAAGAGATGGTCCTCTCCCATGAAAGAACCACCGTGACCCAGGGGGATCTACTCCTGGACCGCTTGGAGGAGGAGATAACTCTGCTGAAGAAGAGACACAACAACCTGGAGAAGCTCTCCCGCACCGATGATCACATTCACTTTCTGCAG AGCTGGCAATCTCTATCGGGCCCCTCCGGGTATGAAGACCTAAACAACATCAATGTTGTTCCCAATTATTCCTTCGATCCTGCCAAGAGAGCCATTGCAGCATTGAAATTACAAGTGGAAGAAGTCAGCAAGACAGAAATGATGAAAATCTCTGGAGCAG TGAAGGAAGTGTACATCACGCAAGAAGCAAAGGAAGGTGAATTAAAGTCAAGAAGAGAATCAATTGTGAGCGTTGATGCAAGGACTGTAGAAGAACCAAGGACAAGAGAAGATTTCTTGAAAT ATTCTCTCCAGTTGACTCTGGATGTCAACACAGTCCACCGAAACCTTCATCTCTCAGAAGGAAACAGAACAGCAACAATGAAGAGTGACCCTAAAAACTACCCTGATCACCCAGATCGATTTGACCACTGGCAACAG GTGTTGTGCAGAGAAAATGTGTACGGATCTCGCTGTTACTGGGAAGTGGACTGGCGAGGAACAGAGATAGATGTGGCTGTTACCTACAAGGGAATCCGGAGAAAAGGAAACAGCAATGACTGCAGCCTCGGCTGGAATGAAAAGTCATGGAGTTTGTACTGCTCTGATTCCAAGTTCACCTTTGTGCACAACAACAGAAGCAAAGACCTCTCTGCCCCTGTGTCGTCCCGCATCGGCATCTATTTGGACCACGGGAAGGGAATACTTGCGTATTACAGCGTCTCTGAAGGCATGCGTCTTCTGCACAGTCTTCAGACTTCATTTGTGGAGCCTCTGTACCCTGCTTTTAGCGTGTGGGGCTTTGGCTCTTCTATAAAGCTGTAG
- the LOC103476875 gene encoding zinc finger protein 883 → MAESETECDTPGLDTLGSECVIAHSHVDLHYGAETEIMTEEKRGLELEIHGSDLKIQGLGGELGAVTCVDAIVAETDHDYIKVEHADMHCFTAAEIKTETGETLLGEVLLKTEGEHVVKMESDHGGELTVESENGVIIHEAHGLQCNECGEIFGSIADLHQHFEIHKDLNPYICIHCGESFAVEASLKQHMKIHMKEKPYVPPGVDLIGKDVIDAYSLKSHQMIHLPDKPHRCTECGKSFAAAITLREHMKMHSEDKPYKCTQCRKSFVRRRHLKKHQEVHAREKPYTCGQCGKGFATTSNLKQHQKTHTAVVLGDKPHRCAQCGKCFAAAATLREHQRIHSSEKPYKCNMCRKSFVRKRHLKKHQQVHAGGKPYTCRHCNKGFNHSSSLSRHNKTHLQNPVFSPPQPGKPITFVSPPKQRVLQEGEKPYMCHHCDKGFNHSSSLSRHQRVHSDGKTYTCGHCGKKFNHSSSLARHQRVHLEKQQALASPLQTQQQLQPQPQSPQPPTPQPQQYTAIPVGKAFSNNAFPKQLILSVEKPYRCSHCGKGFNHSSSLSRHHRIHVDHRPGPHP, encoded by the coding sequence ATGGCCGAGTCAGAGACTGAATGTGACACGCCAGGGCTTGACACACTTGGGTCGGAGTGTGTTATAGCCCATAGCCACGTCGACCTTCACTATGGAGCCGAAACGGAGATCATGACGGAGGAAAAGCGTGGATTGGAGTTGGAGATCCACGGCTCAGACTTAAAGATCCAAGGACTCGGGGGAGAACTCGGGGCTGTCACATGTGTTGATGCGATCGTTGCCGAGACAGACCATGACTATATCAAGGTGGAGCATGCTGACATGCACTgtttcacagcagcagaaatcaaGACGGAAACGGGCGAGACTTTACTGGGAGAGGTGCTGCTTAAGACAGAAGGTGAGCATGTGGTGAAAATGGAGTCCGATCATGGCGGCGAGTTGACAGTGGAATCTGAGAATGGCGTAATCATACATGAAGCTCACGGCCTACAGTGCAACGAGTGCGGGGAGATCTTTGGCAGCATAGCTGATCTTCACCAACACTTTGAGATCCACAAGGACCTCAACCCGTATATCTGTATCCACTGTGGGGAGAGTTTTGCCGTAGAAGCCAGTCTCAAGCAGCACATGAAAATTCACATGAAAGAAAAGCCGTATGTTCCCCCGGGAGTTGACCTGATTGGTAAAGATGTTATTGATGCCTACAGCCTTAAGTCTCATCAGATGATTCATTTGCCAGACAAGCCCCACAGATGCACAGAATGTGGCAAGAGCTTTGCAGCTGCCATAACGCTGAGGGAACACATGAAGATGCATTCTGAAGACAAACCGTACAAGTGCACACAGTGTAGGAAGAGCTTCGTCCGTAGGAGGCATTTAAAGAAGCACCAGGAGGTCCATGCGCGCGAAAAGCCATACACCTGTGGCCAGTGTGGCAAAGGCTTCGCTACGACTTCCAACCTGAAGCAGCACCAAAAGACCCACACAGCAGTCGTGCTCGGAGATAAACCCCACCGGTGCGCACAGTGTGGAAAGTGCTTTGCGGCCGCCGCGACTCTGCGAGAGCACCAGAGGATTCACTCAAGTGAAAAGCCGTACAAATGCAACATGTGCAGAAAGAGTTTTGTCCGCAAACGTCACCTGAAGAAGCATCAGCAAGTCCACGCCGGGGGGAAGCCCTACACCTGCAGACATTGCAACAAGGGCTTCAACCACTCCTCATCCCTGTCTCGCCATAACAAGACCCACCTGCAGAACCCGGTGTTTTCCCCACCTCAGCCTGGGAAACCCATCACTTTCGTCTCGCCTCCAAAGCAAAGAGTACTCCAGGAAGGAGAGAAACCGTACATGTGCCACCACTGTGACAAGGGCTTCAATCATTCTTCCTCTCTGTCACGGCACCAAAGAGTCCACTCAGATGGAAAAACGTACACCTGCGGTCACTGTGGCAAAAAGTTCAATCACTCCTCCTCTCTTGCGAGGCATCAGAGAGTTCATTTGGAGAAGCAGCAGGCGCTCGCGTCGCCGCTGCAGACACAACAGCAGTTACAGCCACAACCACAATCGCCACAGCCGCCAACACCACAACCGCAGCAGTACACCGCCATCCCTGTTGGTAAGGCTTTCTCCAACAATGCCTTCCCAAAACAGCTCATCCTGTCTGTCGAGAAACCATACAGGTGCTCTCACTGCGGAAAAGGCTTTAACcattcttcctctctctccagACATCATAGGATCCATGTAGATCACAGACCAGGGCCCCACCCTTAG